The Gossypium arboreum isolate Shixiya-1 chromosome 6, ASM2569848v2, whole genome shotgun sequence DNA window CGTGTGGATAATTGGTTTCGGTAGATACTTAGGAAATTGCACTATTCCTTAGGCTGAATTGTGGGGCGTATTGGATGGTCTGAAGCTTATTACAGATTGTAGTTTCGATAGAGTTTTAGTTCAATCTGATTGCCTCGAAGTTGTTAATGCAATTCAAGAAGGTTCCTCTAGTGATTCTAATTCTACCCTAGTTAGAATAATTCATCCGATATTACAAAGGATAAATCATTGGAGGATTCTATATATCCCTCGATAAGATAATTTATTTGCGGATAGCCTTGTCAAGTTGGTGGTCTATGACCATACGAAGACTCTCCTTAGagttagtttaatttaattttatgtacttattttcaaaaaaaaaaaaaaagctaacaTATTTGGAAAGCTGTAATTTTAGTTTAATGGAATAACACTGCTTAACTataattaaggttgtattaaatcaaagattaaattaaattaaaaattaaacaacaATTTTAAAGAGCGATGAAATTGattttgcttttattttcaattttttagattttatttgtttatatatatatatattggttgaTATCAATCATCATTAAACTAcactatttcattttatttttaaaattaataacctgtttaatttaattgaatttagtGTTTTATTTAAAGTCATGTTAACTTAAAGCCATGTCAAAGTTAACGTGTAGgtattaaaatatcattttttcCAATTTTTAATGTGTAGGGATTAAAATGTTAACCGTGAAAAGCAATCTGAAAGAATGTAAAATTAAAACTactctaattttttaaaattttataccaATATACGGGGATTACTCTCCATCTATAATAATATAGTTTGATGGTGAGGCATCAAGATTTTTAGAATTGgataaatgatcaaattggttAGGTTATCAGTTTGTTAGTCTATttggtttaattaaataaattattaaaaatttataaaaaataaaaatacattaaaatattaaaattcgaTTCAATCGCCCAATTCAACCGTTTTTTTTTTGTCTAGTACAACTGATCCATATCAATTTCCGTGTCAATTAATTCAATGCCCTTCTTCGAACTGGTACCCCAATAAATTCTCAATCCAATTGGTTTAGTCCGACTCAAACAACCTTACTGCTTTTTTCCCGCTTTATCTtttttgtattatatatttaaatttgctTCAATAGTTAATTTGGTAGTTAATTTTTTCCTAAATTGATACTTAAGTTTGAAtttaatgttcaatttggtaATTGACCAAAAGATATCACGTTATCTAATGAAtatttaacacatattataataaaaaatcataaaaacctCGTATACTAAATTGAACattaaaactaaactcaaatttttaattaaaaaaatattaattactaatttaaatacaaaaccaaattcaaatattaaattaaacatttaatatgAAGTACCAAATAGTATACCTTCTTTTCACTTTTATAAAGCAGAATTAAAATTGCATTCCTCTTATACttaaatttattcacttgacaaacATTTCCATAAAGTGTTGGCCACCGTTGAGTAGTAAAAATCGCCGACCTAAAGAAAAATGCACGCCAAGACCGACTCAGAGGTGACAAGCCTCGCCCCATCATCACCGACGAGGTCCCCACGGCGTCCCGTTTACTACGTACAAAGTCCTTCACGTGATTCCCACGACGGAGAGAAAACAACCACGACCTCCTTCCATTCCACCCCAATTCTCAGTCCCACTGGTTCACCGCCGCATTCCCATTCCTCCGTTGGCCGTCATTCACGCGAATCCTCATCAAGCCGGTTTTCCGGGTCTCTCAAACCCGGTTCCCGTAAAGTTTCACCTAAAGAAGGGTCATCTAAATCGGGTTACAGGAAAGGATCATCATCATCACATCATAAACAATGGAAAGATTGTGATGTGATCGAAGAAGAAGGGTTACTTGAAAGTGAAGAACGTGAGAAAAGTCTCCCTCGAAGATGCTATTTATTAGCTTTTGTTGTTGGATTCTTTGTTCTTTTCTCTATGTTTTCTTTGATTTTATGGGGAGCTAGCAGACCCCAGAAACCCAAAATCACAATGAAGGTAAAAATTTTCAGTCACTTTGATGATTCAATTCTTTTAGATCGAATAATGAAATGGGTTTATTGtttgattttgtttttaatttggtcttttgttttctttttagaGTATAAAATTTGAGCAATTCAAGATCCAAGCTGGTTCAGATTTCACTGGGGTTTCAACTGATATGATCACTATGAATTCCACCGTGAAAATGATTTATCGTAACACAGGAACATTCTTTGGCGTTCATGTCACTTCCTCTCCTTTAGATCTGTCGTATTCTCAAATCAACATTGCTTCGGGAACTGTAAGTCCACTTTACCAGAAAAGAACTACATTTTTGTTTTACCAAAAGGGGATAATTTTACAATAAGTCCTTTAAATATAGCagagattttaaattagtcccATATAGGCAAAGTTGTTTAAACCTGATTGAGAATAGACCGAGGTATTGGTCTGGAGAGAGGGGTTAGACTTGTTGACTCGCGAACCGCTTGGAATCAGTTATATTGAGATAAAAAATCGGTTGGATCGATTGAATtcgttttttctatttttaattttttataattttttactaaTATATTTAATCAAGCTAGGCGAACTGATCGAATTGGGAACTGATGGTTTAATCGGTTCAACCACCAGTTCGATTCTAAAATCCTTGAAATAGGTTCGTTGATCAGCTTAATTATTAGCTTTGTTGTTAAATGTCGTGTCAAATAGGATATAGAATATATTTAAAACACGTGGAAGAAATCTGTAAGGTGCAAtagttttcataattttttcttaAGGGATTTTCGACTCTTTCAGAAAGTCTATGAATTGTTGTTTGTTTGTACCCTTTTACAAGTTCAGTATTGTCTCTTGAATGGGTTTTGTCTTCCAACTCTATCAAATGCCTAGGCACACATGGTTTGCTTATTCAAGCATCTAATGAAGCATTCCCGCTTTGTGAACTAGTTACCTGTTCTGGCATTCGCAAAGTCAGGAGACAAATATCCCATCGAAGACAATATCGAACATGTTGAGGGATCTGTTGACTCCAATCAAACAATACTTCACAAAATCTTTTCATAAGAGTCAGAAATTCATTATCAATTTAATGGACACTATTTATATAACACATTGCCTTTGCAATTATCAACATTGGCATCTAACAATTAAGTATGAATTAATacaatactagtacttttaacaCTTAATCAAAACATTTCTATAAACTAATTTAGAATCTAAATAATGGTTTGGGATGTTTTATGCAATTAACCCAATTATAATTTATTTCAgatgaagaaattttatcaatcAAGGAAGAGCCAAAGGTCAGTATCCATAACGGTGACGGGTAACAAGGTTCCATTGTACGGAAGTGGAGCAAGTTTAAGCAGTTCGACAGGGACAACATCGGTTCCAATTTCGCTTAAACTCAATTTCATTGTCCGATCCAGAGCTTACGTGTTGGGCAAATTGGTTAAGCCAAAATTCTACAAGAAAATCCAATGTGATTTAACTTTCGATCCCAAGAAACTTAATCTCCCCATTTCCCTCAAGAAATCTTGCACTTACGACTAATACGGTTCGAatttatattcaaaatttatatCGACACGAAACTGATATCAGCTGAAGATTTGATATAATTTTTACTAATGTAAAAGtaggaatatatatattttctttgttttatgtGATTGTAACGTTACAAAAGTTTGTAATAATAAGAgagttttaaatgttttgagtaaAGTATGAGTTGTGCTTGAGTAAGATTGTGCTTGAAGGAATCAACaaaacttttcttttattattacgTTAAATTATCATTTGAGTCCCTCTACTATATAAAAATTTGAGATTCTTTAATTATATATAGAttgatcttttattttattttttaattttgttaacttacttttatttttaatgttataagCTTAGTTTAAATTATTAACTAATTATTCTCGTTAAAGTGCCCATAACATCAATAAAATGGAGTTTAaagatatttttaaaagaatttacATCATCACTTCCTAATTTTTAGGTCAGATCATTATAGGTTTTTTTTATCGCTTTTaattttagataatttgaatTTGGAATGCTTTAAGTTTAGATCAATTTTGAGATCAAATTATAGATTTGTGTTATtgatttttatgttaaaattCAATAATATCGAATTTGAAATCAGGTTTGAATTAATTGAATGGAGTTTTTGaatttaacataaaattaaaggtgtaattatttataaaatttatggagACATGTGGATACCCTATTCTTTTCTTCACATGGTTTGCTTATTCAAAAGAACATGATTCAGTTTTTTTCTAAAGGAGAAATAATAATGatccataatcaatcactaaaaTGATCTCAAAATGCATTATTAGAATCAATCATGGCGAATATGTCTTCTTAAACAACTTTTGGTAGGaatttgtttatatttatatgAGGGAAAAAGTGGCATAGACAACTGTTATATAACCGATTTGTAATTCCAATTGTTTTGTTTTAGCCTTTTGTACAATTGTTATATATTATTCATTACAAATATATAGTGGAATATAAATATAGGTTTTGATCATATccgttatttttaaaataatgtcTAGAATTATCTATAGCCCTTTCCCAACgaataaataggaagataatgcgCTTCAACGCACTCAAACTCATGTCTTTTTGCATTGGCAACAATGCTCATGCTAATTGAGCTGAGACTCAAtcaaaaaaatttagaatttagttacTATACTTCAAATCGTtattaattaattcaaatcaTTAATATCATTAATTATTCACGTACAAGTGTTGACATGGGAATATTTTTAGGGTAAATTAGACCTTAGTCACTAAACTATAGGTAAGTAattattttggtcacttaattaaaaaagttacaatttggtcactaaactttttgaaagttttcatttaagtcactaacttattcaaaagtttttatttaagtcattgagctattaagtttttttttttttaaaattctaacAATGAGCTCCAAGCTATGATTCGACAATCGGTATACAAATCAGTAGCCATCAACAAGTAGAAGAACATGCCTTAGATCCAAATAAAACTGATGGTCAATGTCGGAGATTGGTGTAACAGCTCATTTTttggtcaaatcgaaacagtggttttgagaccacaaatctgaagtagaaatgtttattttattatctctttaaggtctacagcatgaaaaaatgattgtgtgaaattttcgttaagaaattttatcgattgagtactcaatttgactagaaggactaaattacaataggtgcaaaatttgagttatagaggctaaaggtagtaaattgttatgaaattttaaattagaggtccttaaatggtaattagtctATTTTACATTAGGACGGACAAAAATGGACAAGGCTATACAAGATTTTAAAGTTATGGCTTTAGGGTATTTTtgtaaattggtaaataaagacaaaaataactaaataaaagtatCCATCTTCTAAATTTAgttcccccttagccgaatttgaagaggaaaccatagctagggttaggccaagcttccaagctcaattgtaagtccgtctttgttccatttttaatgattttttacgtttttgtgaataTTGTAACTTGATCTAGGtattctaaggactaatttgaaagaaaatcaaagtataaaattttacccatgttgaataagcttgtattttgatgtttgatggtagaaaatgcatgtttgttgttagttaaacaatatttacaaagtgatttttgatgaaaatgtcaaaaatgaacttatttgtaaaaggttgtaaaatgtgtggtaaaatgtgaataaatggaaaatgtgggctaacacgagcatgaaaaaggttcggctaggcttgggtaatgaagaaatcgaatgaaaatcattttacgagcctagggattaaaatgtaaaatgtcaaaagtttaggggcaaaaagtaattttttccatagagtgtttttgggttgaattgaataatgtgatgattaaataagttaaatttgacattatagatcaagaaaaatgaagttcgagtttagactagggaaagaacaaagttgtggactaaattaaaCTAATTGTTATTTTTgtaactgaggtaagttcgtatgttaaataagctttactttaaatgtatttatttgcTTTAATTATTTCATGAATTGTTTAATCGACCTTGTAGACACATTTGACAATGAATTGGCAACAAAGAAATcacaatcgaaccttaggaatagattaggatacaagtgacatgtcactagggttttatgttatgcgATCCGAGTGCTGGTCctatacgtcctaccggtggctaagtataccgacatatgttgcggttacttgacagcttgtgtgagcagcaccgtgtagccaCGTTTCgtctaacagcttgtgtgagcaggctcgaTAATGTCTCCAGAACGAGCACATATGTGTTATGAGaaagaggtagcaatggctacatatgtgagaCCTTCTATGCAAGGCTTTCTCGTGTATCCAATATTATTATTCCCAGTGGTTTATTGAGTATGACAACGATAAGATTAAGTATGAAGTTACTATgatatggtacaggtatgtactttaagcttatgattattaattcgtgaaatgacgatttcaaggtaagtttgtgatggaatgaatttatgatcatgagattatggtaaattacattatcttaagttatattacttgcatgttaatgtatggtaaagtttgcttatttctttcatacgagcttactaagctatatagcttactccattttatttccatgttttatagtgtcaccaagctagcttgggttggagattgtcggagatcgcctcacactatcaaattattattttgggtactgataattttaaacatttttagattttggcatgtatagggacttggtcattttgttatatgtgtcattgtgAATTTggtcaaatgtattggcttgtaattgtcaagggCTTGTtatggtatttggccatgtaacttggctcattttggttgatttagttgtaagcctatatatatatatatatatatatatatatacatgcatatgcAACAatctcttgtgtgatgtggtttataaatgcttgaTGAATGGTTGAATGTGACTTAATGGGtttgttgttgaatggttaaggTTGGCTCATTGGTATGCTAGGAAATTAAGTACaattatgcatgttattggtAGCCATGTTGAAACTTGTAGCATGTGAGTTTGGTGTGATTTGGtatgttaaaatatgatgttGGAAATATATTGAGTGtggataatgaaatgacatgaatTGGCCTTGTTTGTGGATGTATTAGTTGTCCATGTGTGCTATGAATTATGCCTTGAACTTGTGCAAGTGTAGatgtaaatgagggtgacaaatggcttggtaaatagtctttattttttccacacgagtagacacacaggcatgtgtctaggccgtgtgtgacacacggtctgccccatgggcatgtgtttcggtcgtgtgtcccctgcaccttaattttgagaaacagaacattcagaattgagcacacggacaGAGGCATGAGTGTGTGTCTCATCTGTGTGAGGgaaactgtaacgcccccacgcccgagaccgtcgccggagtcgagtatgaggtgttactaagcttagtttaacatttttttagaactttggattattgtttctacattcacagcttttaagctacttgcgtcacagtcacaagaaaaatcatatctcgagttacgaaactcgaaattaagatccgtaaattttccctgaatctagactcatatacctatctaataatgtttttctaaaattttttgttaggccaattagtacattttattagttaaagttacccctgtttcaggactcatTGGTCGACCTCattttactacgaaccacatttctctctgtaaaaattcatatgactatgagatttgtttctactaaaactagactcaataagtattctgaggatataaaatacaccacctaattatatctttacaatttatggtgaatttctaaagttggaacaggggattccgaaactgctatgaccctgtttcactaaaattcaaatatcttctaacatataattcctttacttgtttcatttgtttcatgtgaaactagacataataagcttcaatttgatatgtagtccatcaccaaattaaatttctatgattttagtaaattttcaaactcgcatcgGTGTTCTTTGCAGTtatcctgtttatggcaaatttcatcccttttgatgagttttatacactaagtatcttattaattttccttatcatcaaacataatctaaactaaccattttcataatttatcattatctaacatttcctcaaccattccgttaccataccataagatcatttacacaaaataggtatattgctatacatgccatacttaaatttacaagccatttaccaaaagtcttctggatagtgtgactgagccttcgacctatcccgactcctgagctggcttgtccaaaactacaatgagtaagaaggagggagtaagcataaatgcttagtaagttcatatgcaaataataagtaacataacaaacagtcataccaatcaagattagcatgcatcactaaaacacatgtcacatttctaatcatttttcatcatcttattaccttatcgtggttgtatcaatactcaacccgagggttaaatacatacctgtccaaaatatccatttcatatcacttaccaatatgtctctttacatctcgaatattcctccatttgagtagaactttacccgttgaacacatcggaatataattcggatacatggataacttgcacataagtgccatatatacaatcaagcaattatgtaacccgcccataagcgaacttggactcaactcaacgagctcgggtgttcgcatccataagtgaactcggactcaactcaacgagctcggatgcctagttacatttcacgaactcggactcaactcaacgagttcggacattcgcatccataagtgaactcggactcaactcaacgagttcggatgctcaaccatcctagtgacatgtcacttgtatcctaatctattcctaaggttcaaacgggcttttcctcgaacacttatccttgctgtcttccgtagaatgccaaatcaatactcagtaacaattatatttaacaagtagttcacataatttacatattatttgaaattaaccacaaagcatacatttcataataaaattcagcataacatataattaacatcaataacttaaaaataaccattatgctacattatttacacatgaacttaccttggtaccaaaatacaaggattttgcaatctagtccacaatcttttcttttcctcgattgaggtcgattccacgtctttcttgatctaaaataacacatttagctcatttaatactcacattatcaaattaatccttaactcaaattttggaaaaattacaattttgcccctaaacttttgcatatttacatttttgcccctaagctcgggattaaactttattccttattcttatgttttacaatatgctgatcacttttctcttctatggcaacatcaaattctcactctaacatgtacttatgactattaggtatttttaccgattaagccattttactcgttttcgctcaaaaccgagtagcacaagttgtctaacataatttaaaacctcatattatatcataaaacatcaaaatacacaaatttcacctatgggtatttttccaaatataaaccctaggttgaattattgctaacataagcttaatcgagctatcgggattccaaaaacgtaaagaacattaaaaacggggcttggaatcacttactatggagcttggaagcttgaaacaaaccctagctatggagaacccttgaaatttcggcctaatgaagaagatggacaaaaattggcttttaattttgtttttaattcattttaataactaaatgaccaaaatacccttactactaaactttccaaaaattccttccatgtcctaattttgtccatgaacttaaaattggtcaaattgctatttaagacctcctcattaatattccaaaacaatttcatactaaaaacttctagaatgcaagttttgcaacttattcgatttagtccctactttcaatttaagcactttaggcatagagtttcatcacgaaattttcacacaatcatgcaatcatatcataatcatcattatttctatctcagatttgtggtcacgaaaccactattccgattaggccctaattcgagatattacaactctcccgccctttaaggattttcgtcctcgaaaatcttacctgtaaacagatgtgggtattgatttctcatagtttcttcggattcccatgtagcttcttctactccatccctttgccacaacaccttcacaagtgcaacatttttattccttagttgtttgacctctcgagctaaaatcttaatcggttcttcttcgtaggtcatatctgattgtagttcaatttctgtcggtgaaactacatgtgaaggattcgaacgataccgacgtaacatagatacgtggaacacatcatgaatcttctctaattcaggtggtaatgctagctgatatgctaccggtccaactttttcaattacttcatacggcccaatataacgcggacttaatttgcccttccgtccaaatctaagaactttcttccacggagacacctttaaaaatactttatcaccaacttgaaattcaatgtcctttcgttttaaatctgcataagatttctgtctatctgaagcagctttcaaacaatctcgaattattttcactttttcttcagtttcttttattagatcaactccataaatctgattttccttgagttcagtccaatacaatggcgttcgacacttacgaccatataatgcttcataaggtgccattttcaagctcgtctgataactattgttgtaagcaaattctaccaacggcaaatatctttcccaacttccttgaaattccaatacacaacatctgagcatgtcttcaagaatcaattactctccgattgtccatcagtttgtggatgaaaagcagtactgaaatttaactttgtacctaacgcgtcttgcaacttttgccaaaaccgcgaggtaaaccttggatctttatctgaaataatcgataatggtattctgtgtaatctaacaatttctttaatatacagttcagccaacttgttaagagaataattcgtacgtaccgggataaaatgagccgacttagttaatctgtcaactattacccagatggcatctttctttccaagagtcaatggcaatcctgaaacaaaatccatagtaatccgatcccatttccattcaggaaccataataggctgaagtaatcccgaaggaacttggtgttcagctttcacctgttgacagattaagcatttggacacaaactctgatatatctcttttcattccattccaccaatacattttcttcaagtcattatacattttcgtactacctggatgaatcgagaaataaccactatgtgcttcctgtaggatcttttgaatcgttcctcattcttgatacacGATCCGATTTTAAACATTAaacacccatcgaaccaattttgaaatcgaCTCAGTATCAACTTCACACtcgctttctcttggcttgcaaatcttgatcatctttcgagcttgaaatctcttgtaaaacttCGGTTTTACTCTtagctctgctagaatcgaaccatcatcgacactttcaaccgagtgttcataactctcaaagcaaacaacaactttcgctcaaagcatcaagaaccacattcgcttttccggatgataatcaataacaagctcgtaatctttcaataactccaaccatcttcattgtcttaaattcaagtcttttgtgacatcaagtacttaagacttttatgatcggtatatacccgcacttttcaccatacaaataatgtccccaaattttcaaagcaaacaccaccgaccaattccaaatcgtgagtaggataattcctctcatggggttttaactgcctcgaagcatatgccaccacttttccttcttaca harbors:
- the LOC108485703 gene encoding uncharacterized protein LOC108485703, which codes for MHAKTDSEVTSLAPSSPTRSPRRPVYYVQSPSRDSHDGEKTTTTSFHSTPILSPTGSPPHSHSSVGRHSRESSSSRFSGSLKPGSRKVSPKEGSSKSGYRKGSSSSHHKQWKDCDVIEEEGLLESEEREKSLPRRCYLLAFVVGFFVLFSMFSLILWGASRPQKPKITMKSIKFEQFKIQAGSDFTGVSTDMITMNSTVKMIYRNTGTFFGVHVTSSPLDLSYSQINIASGTMKKFYQSRKSQRSVSITVTGNKVPLYGSGASLSSSTGTTSVPISLKLNFIVRSRAYVLGKLVKPKFYKKIQCDLTFDPKKLNLPISLKKSCTYD